A genome region from Pseudomonas pergaminensis includes the following:
- a CDS encoding GNAT family N-acetyltransferase has protein sequence MRITQATLEHLDLLTPLFVKYREFYGALPFPDSSRAFLEKRLRRKESVIYLALADDDDKKLLGFCQLYPSFSSLSLKRVWILNDIYVAEDARRQLVADNLMRTAKKMAKETHAVRLRVSTSSDNEVAQKTYESIGFREDTEFKNYTLPISED, from the coding sequence ATGCGGATTACTCAAGCGACCCTGGAACACCTGGATCTGTTGACCCCGCTGTTCGTCAAATACCGTGAGTTCTACGGCGCCCTGCCCTTTCCGGACTCATCGCGGGCCTTCCTGGAAAAGCGCCTGCGCCGCAAGGAATCGGTGATTTACCTGGCCCTGGCGGATGACGATGACAAGAAATTGCTGGGGTTTTGCCAGCTCTACCCGAGCTTTTCGTCGCTGTCGCTCAAGCGCGTGTGGATCCTCAATGACATCTACGTGGCCGAAGACGCCCGCCGGCAACTGGTGGCGGACAACCTGATGCGCACGGCGAAGAAAATGGCCAAGGAGACCCACGCGGTACGGCTGCGCGTGTCGACCAGCAGCGACAACGAAGTGGCGCAGAAGACCTATGAGTCGATCGGGTTCCGCGAAGACACCGAGTTCAAGAACTACACGCTGCCGATCAGCGAAGATTGA
- the eutC gene encoding ethanolamine ammonia-lyase subunit EutC, with protein sequence MKEPPVQLDLPDNPWLELRRLTPARIALGRTGTSIPTSAQLDFQFAHAQARDAVHLPFDHAGLSSQLAERGRDSLLLHSAATDRHMYLQRPDLGRRLSDESAQLLRDHASANPGGVDLAVVVADGLSALAVHKHTLPFLTRLEEQSSADGWSLSPVILVEQGRVAVADEVGQLLGAKMTVILIGERPGLSSPDSLGLYFTYNPKVGLTDAYRNCISNVRLEGLSYGMAAHRLLYLMREACRRQLSGVNLKDEAQVQTIESDDPDLMKGNFLLSSPDD encoded by the coding sequence ATGAAGGAGCCGCCTGTGCAACTCGACCTGCCTGACAACCCTTGGCTGGAACTGCGCCGCCTGACGCCAGCCCGTATTGCCCTGGGCCGCACTGGCACCAGCATCCCCACCAGCGCGCAGCTGGATTTCCAGTTCGCCCACGCCCAGGCGCGGGACGCGGTGCATTTGCCCTTCGACCATGCAGGCCTCAGTAGCCAGTTAGCCGAGCGTGGGCGTGACAGCCTGTTGCTGCACAGTGCTGCCACCGACCGTCACATGTACCTGCAACGCCCCGACCTGGGGCGGCGGTTGAGCGATGAGTCGGCCCAGTTGCTGCGCGATCATGCATCGGCCAACCCTGGCGGCGTGGACTTGGCGGTCGTGGTCGCTGATGGCCTGTCGGCACTGGCGGTGCATAAACACACCTTGCCGTTTCTGACACGCCTGGAGGAACAGAGCAGCGCTGACGGTTGGTCCTTGTCGCCGGTCATCCTGGTGGAACAGGGCCGCGTGGCGGTGGCGGATGAAGTGGGCCAGTTACTGGGGGCCAAGATGACCGTCATTCTGATCGGCGAACGGCCCGGCCTCAGTTCGCCGGACAGCCTGGGCCTGTATTTCACCTACAACCCCAAGGTGGGTCTCACCGACGCCTACCGCAACTGCATCTCCAATGTGCGCCTGGAAGGCTTGAGCTACGGCATGGCCGCCCACCGCCTGCTTTACTTGATGCGAGAGGCGTGTCGTCGGCAGCTGTCGGGGGTCAATCTCAAGGACGAGGCGCAGGTTCAGACCATCGAATCGGATGATCCGGACCTGATGAAAGGCAATTTCCTGCTCAGTTCACCGGATGACTGA
- a CDS encoding DedA family protein → MDFNPLDLILHLDVYLDLLVTNYGPWIYAILFLVIFCETGLVVMPFLPGDSLLFIAGAVAAGGGMDPVLLGGLLMLAAILGDSTNYVIGRTVGERLFNNPNSKIFRRDYLQKTHDFYDKHGGKTVTLARFLPILRTFAPFVAGIAKMPYARFFGFSVLGTILWVGGLVTLGYFFGNVPFIKKNLSLLVVFIILLSLVPMIIGVFRSRFGRASSQAKSQ, encoded by the coding sequence ATGGATTTCAACCCGCTCGACCTTATCCTGCATCTCGACGTTTACCTCGACCTGCTGGTAACCAATTACGGTCCGTGGATCTACGCCATTCTGTTTCTGGTCATCTTTTGCGAAACCGGCCTGGTGGTCATGCCGTTCCTGCCAGGTGATTCGTTGCTGTTCATCGCCGGCGCCGTGGCGGCAGGTGGTGGCATGGACCCGGTATTGCTGGGCGGCCTGCTGATGCTGGCGGCCATCCTGGGTGACAGCACCAACTATGTGATTGGGCGAACGGTGGGCGAACGCTTGTTCAACAACCCGAACTCGAAAATCTTCCGTCGCGACTACCTGCAAAAAACCCACGACTTCTACGACAAGCACGGCGGCAAAACCGTGACGCTGGCGCGCTTCCTGCCGATCCTGCGCACCTTTGCACCGTTCGTGGCCGGCATCGCGAAAATGCCTTACGCGCGCTTCTTCGGTTTCAGCGTGCTGGGCACCATCCTCTGGGTCGGCGGCCTGGTGACCCTGGGCTATTTCTTCGGCAACGTGCCGTTCATCAAGAAAAACCTGTCGCTGCTGGTGGTGTTTATCATCCTGCTGTCGCTAGTGCCGATGATCATTGGCGTGTTCCGCAGCCGTTTTGGTCGCGCGTCGTCCCAAGCCAAGTCGCAGTAA
- the eat gene encoding ethanolamine permease, whose translation MPSEPTGSSVDFEKVGTDYFQQRELKKGAAGWVLLVGLGVAYVISGDYAGWNFGLAQGGWGGMFLATLLMATMYLCMCFSLAELSSMIPTAGGGYGFARSAFGPWGGFLTGTAILIEYAIAPAAIAVFIGAYCESLFGIGGWMIYLAFYIIFIGIHIFGVGEALKLMFVITAVAAIALGVFLVSMVPHFNVANLLDIPVTEAKGASTFLPFGYVGVWAAIPYAIWFFLAVEGVPLAAEETKNPKRDLPRGLIGAIVVLTSFALLILVIAPGGAGTYALIKSGNPLVEALALSYGGSTWMGGFVNLVGLAGLIASFFSIIYAYSRQIFALSRAGYLPRRLSQTNKSKAPVLALVIPGIIGFGLSLTGQGDLLILVAVFGATISYVLMMAAHITLRIRRPKMDRPYRTPGGIFTSGIALVLACVAVVAGFLVDPRVVIGAAIIYGVLIAYFAFYSRHHLVAGTPEEEFAAIQAAEAALH comes from the coding sequence ATGCCTAGCGAACCCACTGGATCCTCCGTCGACTTCGAAAAAGTCGGCACCGACTACTTCCAACAACGCGAATTGAAAAAAGGTGCTGCCGGCTGGGTGCTGCTGGTCGGCCTTGGCGTCGCCTACGTGATCTCCGGCGACTACGCCGGTTGGAACTTCGGCCTGGCCCAAGGCGGCTGGGGCGGGATGTTCCTCGCCACTTTACTGATGGCCACCATGTACCTGTGCATGTGTTTTTCCCTGGCCGAACTGTCTTCCATGATCCCCACCGCCGGCGGTGGCTACGGCTTTGCCCGCAGCGCCTTCGGGCCCTGGGGCGGGTTCCTCACCGGCACCGCGATCCTGATCGAATACGCCATCGCGCCCGCCGCCATCGCGGTGTTTATCGGCGCGTATTGCGAGTCGCTGTTCGGCATCGGCGGCTGGATGATCTACCTGGCGTTCTACATCATCTTTATTGGCATCCACATCTTCGGCGTCGGCGAAGCCTTGAAGTTGATGTTTGTGATTACTGCCGTGGCCGCGATTGCCCTGGGCGTGTTCCTGGTGTCGATGGTGCCGCACTTTAATGTCGCCAACCTGCTGGACATCCCGGTGACCGAAGCCAAGGGCGCCAGCACCTTCCTGCCGTTTGGTTACGTGGGTGTGTGGGCGGCGATTCCCTATGCCATCTGGTTCTTCCTCGCCGTAGAAGGCGTGCCCCTGGCCGCCGAAGAAACCAAGAACCCCAAGCGCGACCTGCCGCGCGGTCTGATCGGCGCCATTGTGGTGCTGACCAGTTTTGCCTTGCTGATCCTGGTGATCGCACCGGGCGGCGCCGGCACTTATGCGCTGATCAAGTCCGGCAACCCGCTGGTGGAGGCGCTGGCCTTGTCCTATGGCGGCTCGACCTGGATGGGCGGCTTCGTCAACCTGGTTGGCCTGGCCGGGCTGATCGCGAGCTTTTTCTCGATTATCTACGCTTATTCGCGGCAGATCTTCGCACTGTCCCGCGCCGGTTACCTGCCGCGCAGACTGTCCCAGACCAACAAGAGCAAGGCGCCCGTGCTGGCCTTGGTGATCCCCGGCATCATCGGCTTTGGCCTGTCGCTGACCGGCCAGGGTGACTTGCTGATCCTGGTGGCGGTGTTCGGTGCGACTATTTCCTACGTGCTGATGATGGCCGCGCACATCACCCTGCGCATCCGTCGCCCCAAAATGGACCGTCCGTACCGCACGCCGGGCGGCATCTTCACCTCCGGCATTGCCCTGGTACTGGCCTGCGTGGCCGTGGTGGCGGGCTTTCTGGTGGATCCACGGGTGGTGATTGGCGCCGCGATCATCTATGGAGTATTAATTGCTTACTTTGCTTTCTACAGCCGGCATCACTTGGTAGCGGGCACGCCCGAAGAGGAATTCGCGGCGATCCAGGCCGCAGAGGCCGCCTTGCACTGA
- a CDS encoding sigma-54-dependent Fis family transcriptional regulator produces MHNDHFSRHAQQVLTVAHGRDPSSDPSIARSWLRCLEDYHLDPAQTIAPTVLEHGRLLESRERLQQVLHIAGSEMNSLHQQLSGAGHAVLLTDSRGVILNCVTAPSERKIFERAGLWLGADWSEACEGTNGIGTCLVERQSLTIHRDEHFRGRHTGLTCSASPVFDPHGDLLAVLDVSSAREAVSRQSQFHTMALVNLSAKMIESCYFLRHFENHWLLRFHLQAESVGLFSEGLLAFDGEGRICAVNQSAMNLLGQLRGGLLGQPVEAFFDCSLDQLLGRASANATASWPLRTRDGRPLFAALRGQSRSVPAPMAKPVPPQLSGICLGDPALQNDFRKALRVFERDVPLLINGETGSGKEAFAKAVHRASQRTDKAFVALNCAAIPESLIESELFGYRGGSFTGALKDGMRGKLQQADGGTLFLDEIGDMPLALQTRLLRVLEDRLVVPIGGEPQAVDVRVISATHRNLHERVRDGSFREDLYYRLNGLEIGLPALRERSDKSQLLDFLLGEEAGEQPVSVEPAAREALLAFAWPGNVRQLRTVLRTLVALSDDGRIGLLDLPAMVQCPPVQHASESPLDDAERQTLLTALEQRHWHMTYTAQALGISRNTLYRKLRKYKIKRPVAVSS; encoded by the coding sequence ATGCACAACGATCATTTCAGTCGCCATGCCCAGCAAGTCCTCACCGTGGCCCATGGTCGCGATCCATCCAGCGATCCCTCCATCGCCCGCTCCTGGCTGCGTTGTCTGGAGGACTATCACCTCGACCCTGCGCAAACCATTGCCCCCACCGTGCTGGAACACGGGCGCCTGCTGGAAAGCCGCGAGCGCCTGCAACAGGTGCTGCATATCGCCGGCAGTGAGATGAACAGCCTGCACCAGCAGCTCTCGGGCGCTGGCCATGCGGTGTTGCTGACCGATTCGCGGGGCGTGATCCTCAACTGTGTCACCGCGCCGTCCGAGCGCAAGATCTTCGAACGCGCCGGGCTGTGGCTGGGCGCCGATTGGAGCGAGGCGTGCGAAGGCACCAACGGCATCGGCACCTGCCTGGTGGAGCGCCAGTCCCTGACCATTCACCGTGATGAGCATTTTCGTGGCCGGCACACCGGGCTGACCTGTTCGGCCAGCCCGGTGTTCGACCCCCATGGTGATTTGCTGGCGGTGCTGGATGTGTCATCCGCACGGGAGGCGGTGTCGCGTCAGAGCCAGTTTCACACCATGGCGCTGGTCAATCTGTCGGCGAAGATGATCGAGAGTTGTTACTTCCTGCGGCATTTTGAAAACCACTGGTTGCTGCGTTTTCATTTGCAGGCCGAGTCGGTGGGGTTGTTCAGCGAAGGGCTGTTGGCGTTCGACGGTGAAGGCCGGATCTGCGCGGTCAACCAGAGCGCGATGAACCTGCTGGGGCAACTGCGCGGCGGTTTGCTGGGGCAACCGGTGGAAGCGTTTTTCGATTGCTCCCTGGACCAACTGCTCGGTCGAGCCAGCGCCAATGCCACGGCCAGTTGGCCGCTGCGCACCCGTGATGGACGGCCACTGTTCGCCGCACTGCGCGGTCAGTCTCGCAGCGTGCCTGCCCCCATGGCCAAGCCGGTGCCGCCTCAGTTGTCCGGCATTTGCCTGGGCGATCCGGCGCTGCAAAATGACTTTCGCAAAGCGCTGCGGGTGTTTGAGCGTGATGTGCCACTGCTCATCAATGGCGAAACCGGCTCCGGTAAAGAAGCCTTCGCCAAGGCCGTGCACCGTGCCAGTCAGCGCACCGATAAAGCGTTTGTAGCGCTCAATTGCGCCGCCATTCCGGAAAGCCTGATTGAAAGCGAGTTATTCGGCTATCGTGGCGGCAGTTTCACTGGTGCCCTCAAGGATGGCATGCGCGGTAAGCTCCAACAGGCCGACGGTGGCACTCTCTTCCTTGACGAAATCGGCGATATGCCACTGGCTTTGCAGACCCGTCTATTAAGGGTGCTGGAGGATCGCCTGGTGGTCCCCATCGGGGGCGAGCCTCAAGCCGTGGATGTCCGGGTTATCAGCGCCACGCACCGTAATTTGCATGAGCGCGTGCGGGACGGCAGCTTCCGCGAAGACCTGTATTACCGTCTTAACGGCCTGGAAATCGGCTTGCCGGCGTTACGCGAGCGCAGTGACAAGTCGCAACTGCTGGACTTCCTCCTGGGGGAGGAGGCCGGTGAGCAACCGGTCAGTGTGGAGCCCGCAGCGCGCGAGGCATTGCTGGCCTTCGCCTGGCCGGGCAATGTTCGTCAGTTGCGCACGGTATTGCGCACACTGGTGGCACTCAGCGATGACGGACGGATAGGGTTGTTGGATCTGCCCGCTATGGTGCAATGCCCCCCTGTTCAACACGCCAGCGAGTCACCCCTCGATGATGCCGAACGACAGACGTTGCTGACGGCATTAGAGCAACGGCACTGGCATATGACGTACACGGCGCAAGCGCTGGGTATAAGTCGTAATACGCTTTATAGGAAATTGCGCAAGTATAAAATCAAACGGCCTGTGGCGGTATCCAGTTAA
- a CDS encoding M90 family metallopeptidase → MWSLSAWRRQRLLAKHPIADDTWQRVRHHLTFLDGLTAEQDLWLREACVVFLAEKHLTALPGVELHQEQRLLLAAQAQLPLMNLGDLDWYQGFHEIVLYPDDFVSPQRHRDSSGIEHEWDGEHSGEAWQQGPVILAWPGVLASGNWEGYNLVIHELAHKLDMLNGDANGLPPLHNDMRVQEWASVMQSAYDDLNRQLDANPDADTEIDPYAAENPAEFFAVTSEYFFSAPDLLVSHYPQVYAQLSRFYRQDPLARLTHLQASDPRYQPQGE, encoded by the coding sequence ATGTGGTCTCTCAGCGCCTGGCGTCGCCAGCGCTTGCTGGCCAAGCACCCAATTGCCGATGACACCTGGCAGCGGGTGCGCCATCACCTGACCTTCCTCGACGGCCTCACCGCCGAGCAGGACCTGTGGCTGCGCGAAGCCTGTGTGGTGTTCCTCGCCGAGAAACACCTCACTGCCTTGCCCGGCGTCGAACTGCACCAGGAACAACGCCTGCTGCTCGCCGCCCAGGCGCAACTGCCGCTGATGAACCTCGGCGACCTCGACTGGTACCAGGGTTTCCACGAAATCGTGCTGTACCCCGACGACTTCGTCAGCCCCCAGCGTCATCGCGACAGCAGCGGCATCGAACACGAATGGGACGGCGAGCACAGCGGCGAAGCCTGGCAACAAGGCCCGGTCATCCTCGCCTGGCCCGGCGTGCTCGCCAGCGGCAATTGGGAAGGCTACAACCTGGTCATCCACGAACTGGCGCACAAGCTCGACATGCTCAACGGCGACGCCAATGGCCTGCCGCCGCTGCATAACGACATGCGCGTGCAGGAATGGGCCAGCGTGATGCAGAGCGCCTACGACGACCTCAACCGACAGTTGGATGCCAACCCGGACGCCGACACCGAGATCGACCCCTACGCCGCCGAAAACCCCGCGGAATTCTTTGCCGTCACCAGCGAATATTTTTTCAGCGCCCCGGATTTACTGGTCAGCCATTATCCCCAGGTGTACGCCCAACTCAGCCGCTTTTATCGCCAGGATCCCCTGGCCCGCCTCACCCACCTGCAAGCCAGCGACCCGCGTTATCAACCGCAAGGCGAATGA
- a CDS encoding ethanolamine ammonia-lyase subunit EutB, whose translation MASFSHAVGAQTYRFDSLKDVMAKASPARSGDFLAGVAAQNDGERVAAQMALANIPLKHFLEEVLIPYESDEVTRLIIDTHDKQAFSAVSHLTVGGLRDWLLSDAADEHSLRALAPGLTPEMAAAVSKIMRVQDLVLVAQKIRVVTQFRGTMGLRGRLSTRLQPNHPTDEPAGIAASILDGLLYGNGDAMIGINPATDSIASICAMLEMLDAIIQRYEIPTQACVLTHVTTSIEAINRGVPLDLVFQSIAGTEAANASFGISLSVLQEGYEAGLSLNRGTLGQNLMYFETGQGSALSANAHFGVDQQTCETRAYAVARHFKPFLVNTVVGFIGPEYLYNGKQIIRAGLEDHFCGKLLGVPMGCDICYTNHAEADQDDMDTLLTLLGVAGINFIMGIPGSDDIMLNYQTTSFHDALYARQTLGLKPAPEFEQWLAKMGIFTQADGKVRFGNSLPPAFRQALAQLG comes from the coding sequence ATGGCAAGTTTTTCCCACGCGGTGGGTGCTCAAACCTACCGCTTCGACAGCCTCAAGGACGTGATGGCCAAGGCCAGCCCCGCACGCTCCGGGGACTTTCTCGCCGGCGTCGCCGCACAGAACGACGGTGAACGCGTGGCGGCGCAGATGGCGTTGGCAAATATCCCGCTCAAACACTTCCTGGAAGAAGTGCTGATCCCCTATGAAAGCGATGAAGTCACCCGACTGATCATCGACACCCACGATAAACAGGCGTTTAGCGCGGTCAGCCACCTGACCGTCGGCGGCTTGCGCGACTGGCTGCTCAGCGACGCGGCCGATGAACATTCCCTACGCGCCTTGGCGCCTGGGCTGACACCGGAGATGGCCGCCGCCGTGTCCAAGATCATGCGCGTGCAGGACCTAGTGCTGGTGGCGCAGAAGATCCGAGTGGTCACGCAGTTTCGCGGCACCATGGGCCTGCGTGGGCGCTTATCCACACGGCTGCAGCCCAACCACCCCACGGACGAACCGGCGGGCATCGCCGCGAGCATTCTCGATGGCCTGTTGTACGGCAACGGCGACGCCATGATCGGCATCAACCCGGCCACCGACAGCATCGCCTCGATCTGCGCCATGCTGGAGATGCTCGACGCGATCATCCAGCGCTACGAGATCCCGACCCAGGCCTGCGTACTTACTCACGTCACCACCTCCATCGAGGCCATCAACCGTGGCGTGCCGCTGGACCTGGTGTTCCAGTCGATCGCCGGCACCGAGGCCGCCAATGCCAGTTTCGGCATCAGCCTGAGCGTGCTGCAGGAAGGTTACGAAGCGGGGCTGAGCCTCAATCGCGGCACACTGGGCCAGAACCTGATGTACTTCGAAACCGGCCAGGGCAGCGCCTTGTCGGCCAACGCGCACTTCGGTGTCGACCAGCAAACCTGCGAAACCCGCGCTTATGCGGTGGCCCGGCACTTCAAACCGTTCCTGGTAAATACAGTCGTAGGATTTATCGGCCCCGAGTACCTGTACAACGGCAAGCAGATCATCCGCGCCGGCCTCGAAGACCACTTCTGCGGCAAGCTGCTCGGCGTGCCCATGGGCTGCGACATCTGCTACACCAACCACGCCGAAGCCGACCAGGATGACATGGACACCCTGCTGACCCTGCTGGGCGTGGCCGGGATCAATTTCATCATGGGCATCCCCGGCTCCGACGACATCATGCTCAACTACCAGACCACTTCGTTCCACGACGCCCTGTACGCCCGCCAAACATTGGGTTTAAAGCCGGCGCCGGAGTTTGAACAGTGGCTGGCCAAGATGGGCATCTTCACGCAAGCCGACGGCAAGGTGCGCTTCGGCAACAGCTTGCCACCGGCGTTTCGCCAAGCCTTGGCGCAATTGGGATGA
- the exaC gene encoding acetaldehyde dehydrogenase ExaC: MRYAHPGTEGAIVSFKAKYGNYIGGEFVAPVDGNYFTNTSPVNGKPIAEFPRSTAKDIDKALDAAHAAADAWGKTSAQDRSLVLLKIADRIEQNLELLAITETWDNGKAVRETLNADIPLAADHFRYFAGCIRAQEGTSAEINEHTASYHFHEPLGVVGQIIPWNFPLLMAAWKLAPALAAGNCVVLKPAEQTPLGINVLLEVIGDLLPPGVLNVVHGFGKEAGEALATSKRIAKIAFTGSTPVGSHIMHAAAENIIPSTVELGGKSPNIFFADIMKAEPSFIEKAAEGLVLAFFNQGEVCTCPSRALVEESIYDDFMKVVMKKIESIKRGDPLDTDTMVGAQASEQQFDKILSYLEIAKGEGAQLLTGGKVEKLTGDMAGGYYIQPTLLKGTNEMRVFQEEIFGPVVSITTFKDEAEALAIANDTEFGLGAGVWTRDINRAYRMGRAIKAGRVWTNCYHLYPAHAAFGGYKKSGVGRETHKMMLDHYQQTKNLLVSYDINPLGFF, encoded by the coding sequence ATGCGTTACGCACACCCCGGTACTGAAGGCGCCATCGTTTCGTTCAAGGCCAAGTACGGCAACTACATCGGTGGCGAATTCGTTGCGCCGGTCGATGGCAACTATTTCACCAACACCTCTCCGGTCAACGGCAAGCCTATCGCCGAGTTCCCGCGTTCCACCGCCAAAGACATCGACAAAGCACTGGACGCCGCCCACGCCGCCGCTGACGCCTGGGGCAAAACCTCGGCCCAGGACCGCTCGCTGGTCCTGCTGAAGATCGCCGACCGCATCGAACAGAACCTCGAACTGCTGGCCATCACCGAAACCTGGGACAACGGCAAGGCCGTGCGTGAAACCCTCAACGCCGACATCCCGCTGGCAGCCGACCACTTCCGCTACTTCGCCGGCTGCATCCGCGCCCAGGAAGGCACCAGCGCCGAGATCAACGAACACACCGCCTCCTACCACTTCCACGAACCACTGGGCGTGGTTGGCCAGATCATCCCGTGGAACTTCCCGCTGCTGATGGCCGCATGGAAACTCGCCCCGGCCCTGGCCGCCGGTAACTGCGTGGTGCTCAAGCCTGCCGAGCAAACCCCGCTGGGCATCAACGTGCTGCTGGAAGTGATCGGCGACCTGCTGCCACCGGGCGTGCTGAACGTGGTGCACGGTTTCGGCAAGGAAGCCGGCGAAGCGCTGGCGACCAGCAAGCGCATTGCCAAGATTGCCTTCACCGGCTCCACGCCCGTGGGCTCGCACATCATGCATGCGGCGGCCGAGAACATCATTCCATCCACTGTGGAACTGGGCGGCAAATCGCCGAACATCTTCTTCGCCGACATCATGAAAGCCGAACCTTCGTTCATCGAAAAGGCAGCCGAAGGCCTGGTGCTGGCGTTCTTCAACCAGGGCGAAGTGTGCACCTGCCCTTCCCGCGCGCTGGTGGAAGAGTCGATCTACGACGACTTCATGAAAGTCGTGATGAAGAAGATCGAGTCGATCAAACGTGGCGACCCGCTCGACACCGACACCATGGTCGGCGCCCAGGCGTCCGAGCAGCAGTTCGACAAGATCCTGTCCTACCTGGAAATCGCCAAGGGCGAAGGCGCGCAACTGCTCACCGGCGGCAAGGTCGAGAAGCTCACCGGTGATATGGCTGGCGGCTATTACATCCAGCCGACCCTGCTCAAGGGCACCAATGAAATGCGCGTGTTCCAGGAAGAAATCTTCGGCCCGGTGGTGAGCATCACCACCTTCAAGGACGAAGCCGAAGCCCTGGCCATTGCCAACGACACCGAGTTCGGCCTGGGCGCCGGGGTGTGGACCCGCGACATCAACCGCGCCTACCGCATGGGCCGGGCGATCAAGGCGGGCCGCGTGTGGACCAACTGCTACCACCTGTACCCGGCGCACGCCGCGTTCGGCGGTTACAAGAAGTCCGGCGTGGGGCGTGAAACGCACAAGATGATGTTGGATCACTACCAGCAGACCAAGAACTTGCTGGTGAGCTACGACATTAATCCGCTGGGCTTCTTCTAA
- the mpl gene encoding UDP-N-acetylmuramate:L-alanyl-gamma-D-glutamyl-meso-diaminopimelate ligase: MHIHILGICGTFMGSMAVLAKELGHHVTGSDANVYPPMSTQLQAQGIELTQGYDPSQFDPVPDLVVIGNAMSRGNPAVEYVLNKGLPYVSGPQWLADHVLQGRWVLAVAGTHGKTTTSSMLAWVLEHAGMSPGFLIGGVPQNFSVSARLGDTPFFVIEADEYDSAFFDKRSKFVHYRPRTAILNNLEFDHADIFPDLPAIERQFHHLVRTIPSEGLVIHPTTEPALQRVIEMGCWTPVQTTGAGGQWQVKLLSEDGSRFEVLFEGEAQGIVEWDMTGQHNVANALVTLAAARHVGVVPSMGIAALSAFKSVKRRMEKVADVNGITIYDDFAHHPTAIATTLDGLRKRVGDAPIIAIVEPRSNSMKLGAHRDGLPESVNDADQVVWYAPANLGWDLPGIAALCTVPSTVCDSIEGIIEHVKQQAKPGTHVVVMSNGGFGGLHGKLAEALK; this comes from the coding sequence ATGCACATTCATATTCTCGGTATTTGCGGCACGTTCATGGGCTCGATGGCGGTTCTGGCCAAAGAACTGGGTCATCACGTCACCGGCTCCGATGCCAACGTCTACCCACCCATGAGCACGCAGTTGCAGGCTCAGGGCATTGAGTTGACCCAAGGCTACGACCCGTCGCAGTTCGACCCGGTACCGGACCTGGTGGTGATCGGCAATGCCATGTCGCGGGGCAACCCAGCAGTCGAATATGTGCTCAACAAAGGTTTGCCTTATGTATCTGGCCCGCAGTGGCTGGCCGACCACGTGCTGCAAGGCCGCTGGGTACTTGCTGTCGCCGGCACTCACGGCAAGACCACCACCAGCAGCATGCTGGCCTGGGTGCTTGAGCATGCGGGCATGAGCCCGGGCTTCCTGATTGGCGGCGTGCCGCAGAATTTCTCGGTGTCGGCGCGCTTGGGCGACACACCGTTTTTTGTGATCGAAGCGGATGAATACGACAGCGCCTTCTTCGACAAGCGCTCCAAGTTCGTTCACTACCGCCCGCGTACGGCGATCCTGAACAACCTTGAGTTCGATCACGCCGACATCTTCCCCGACCTGCCTGCCATCGAGCGGCAGTTCCACCACTTGGTGCGCACCATTCCAAGCGAAGGCCTGGTGATCCACCCGACCACCGAGCCTGCCCTGCAGCGTGTGATCGAGATGGGCTGCTGGACCCCGGTGCAAACCACCGGCGCGGGCGGGCAGTGGCAGGTCAAGCTGCTCAGCGAAGACGGTTCCCGTTTTGAAGTGCTGTTCGAAGGCGAGGCCCAAGGCATTGTCGAGTGGGACATGACTGGCCAGCACAACGTCGCCAACGCCTTGGTCACTCTGGCGGCTGCGCGGCATGTGGGCGTGGTGCCGTCCATGGGCATCGCCGCGCTCAGCGCGTTCAAGAGCGTGAAGCGGCGCATGGAAAAAGTCGCCGATGTGAATGGGATTACCATCTACGACGACTTTGCCCACCACCCGACGGCCATTGCCACCACCCTGGATGGCCTGCGCAAGCGGGTTGGCGACGCGCCGATCATTGCGATTGTGGAGCCGCGTTCCAACTCCATGAAACTCGGCGCCCACCGCGACGGCCTGCCGGAAAGCGTCAACGACGCCGACCAGGTGGTCTGGTACGCACCGGCCAACCTTGGCTGGGACCTGCCGGGGATTGCCGCGCTGTGCACGGTGCCGTCCACCGTATGTGACTCCATCGAAGGCATCATCGAACACGTCAAGCAGCAAGCTAAACCGGGCACCCACGTGGTGGTGATGAGCAACGGCGGCTTTGGTGGCCTGCACGGCAAACTGGCCGAGGCGCTGAAATGA